From the Lathyrus oleraceus cultivar Zhongwan6 chromosome 4, CAAS_Psat_ZW6_1.0, whole genome shotgun sequence genome, one window contains:
- the LOC127075941 gene encoding DEAD-box ATP-dependent RNA helicase 8: MNNNNRARYPPPGIAPGRGGANPNVNLNQNPNLNHQFQQRPPYHHHNQQQHHQPQQHQPQHQQQQYYAQRQMVQQHQQQHQQQQQQQQWLRRAQLGGSESNAAEEVEKSVQSEANDSSSQDWKAGLKIPPADTRFRTEDVTATKGNEFEDYFLKRELLMGIYEKGFERPSPIQEESIPIALTGSDILARAKNGTGKTAAFCIPALEKIDQDNNVIQVVILVPTRELALQTSQVCKELGKHLKIQVMVTTGGTSLKDDIMRLYQPVHLLVGTPGRILDLTKKGVCILKHCSMLVMDEADKLLSPEFQPSIQQLIHFLPTNRQILMFSATYPVTVKDFKDRFLNKPYVINLMDELTLKGITQFYAFVEERQKVHCLNTLFSKLQINQSIIFCNSVNRVELLAKKITELGYSCFYIHAKMLQDHRNRVFHDFRNGACRNLVCTDLFTRGIDIQAVNVVINFDFPKNSETYLHRVGRSGRFGHLGLAVNLITYEDRFNLYRIEQELGTEIKQIPPHIDQAFYCR, translated from the exons ATGAACAACAACAATAGAGCGAGATATCCACCTCCCGGGATCGCTCCTGGACGCGGAGGAGCGAATCCCAACGTGAATCTGAACCAGAACCCGAACCTGAACCATCAGTTTCAGCAAAGACCACCTTACCACCACCATAACCAACAGCAACATCACCAGCCGCAACAGCACCAGCCACAACATCAGCAGCAGCAGTACTATGCGCAGAGACAAATGGTGCAGCAACACCAGCAGCAACatcagcagcagcagcagcaacaacagtGGCTGAGAAGGGCACAGTTGGGTGGTTCGGAATCCAACGCTGCCGAGGAGGTCGAGAAGTCCGTGCAGTCTGAAGCCAATGACTCAAG TTCTCAAGACTGGAAGGCCGGACTAAAGATTCCACCAGCTGATACACGCTTTAGGACAGAG GATGTTACAGCAACTAAAGGAAACGAATTTGAGGATTACTTTTTGAAACGGGAGCTGCTCATGGGAATATATGAGAAGGGTTTTGAAAGACCTTCCCCCATCCAAGAAGAAAGCATTCCAATTGCTCTTACTGGCAGTGACATTCTTGCCAGGGCTAAAAACGGAACTGGCAAAACAGCTGCATTTTGCATTCCTGCATTGGAAAAAATTGATCAGGATAATAATGTTATTCAAG TTGTTATCTTGGTCCCAACACGTGAGTTGGCTTTGCAAACATCTCAAGTGTGTAAAGAGCTTGGAAAGCATTTGAAAATCCAAGTTATGGTTACAACAGGAGGTACCAGTCTAAAAGACGACATAATGCGCTTATATCAACCAGTTCACCTGCTTGTCGGTACCCCAGGAAGGATATTGGATCTTACTAAGAAGGGTGTTTGCATTCTTAAGCATTGCTCAATGCTGGTTATGGACGAG GCTGATAAGCTTCTCTCCCCAGAGTTCCAGCCTTCGATTCAGCAACTGATTCATTTTCTTCCAACAAACCGTCAAATCCTGATGTTTTCAGCAACATATCCTGTTACTGTGAAGGACTTCAAAGATAGGTTTCTTAACAAACCATATGTCATTAACCTTATGGATGAGCTCACGCTGAAGGGTATTACACAATTTTATGCATTTGTGGAAGAGAGACAGAAAGTTCACTGCTTAAATACTCTCTTTTCTAAG CTACAAATAAACCAGTCAATTATCTTCTGCAACTCAGTGAATCGGGTTGAACTGCTTGCCAAGAAAATCACTGAACTGGGGTATTCATGTTTCTATATTCATGCAAAGATGCTGCAAGACCATCGTAATAGAGTATTTCATGATTTCCGTAATGGTGCATGCCGAAATCTTGTCTGTACTG ATCTTTTTACTAGGGGAATAGACATCCAAGCAGTTAATGTTGTTATAAACTTTGATTTTCCCAAGAACTCGGAAACTTATTTGCACAGG GTTGGTCGTTCAGGGAGATTTGGCCACCTTGGTTTAGCGGTGAACTTGATCACTTACGAGGACCGCTTTAATTT ATATAGGATTGAACAAGAACTTGGCACTGAAATAAAGCAAATTCCGCCACACATTGATCAAGCATTTTATTGCCGGTGA